The Candidatus Krumholzibacteriota bacterium DNA window TAAACGGAGGAGCTTTCGAAACAGCTCACGTCACCGGGAAAATCTGGCATCATATCGCAGCAGTATATGACGGGACAAATATCGACCTCTATCTCGATGGCCAGAAAAGCAATACAAGATATAACCAGGTCGGCCCGGTCGAGATCGATCCCGCCTCTCTTCTTCTTGGAAGTCTCGATGACGTCTCGTTCAGCGGAGATATTGACGAATTCCGTTTCTACTCAAGAGCGATGCGTGGAGACGAAGTCAGAAGTCATTACATGAAAAAGATATTCACCTCTCTCGAGTGGACGCCGGGCGATATAGAACCTTTCAATACGTGGACCGAAACAGCGAACCTCTTCATCACGAGAGTCTGGCCCAACCCGTTCTGCGAGCAGGTGAATATAGAATATCATCTCGATACAAGCGGCAGGATATCTATCGAACTGTTCGACGCCGCGGGAAGACGCGTGAGGACTCTGGCGCGCGACCTGTTCGTCAGTGACGGGTATCAGACGGCGCAATGGGATGGAAACAGCGACACTGGACAAAAGGCTGCGAGCGGAGTATATTTCTTAAGAATCAGCGGAAAAAGCGGCAAAGCTCACGCCAAGATCGTCATAATAAGATGATTGGAACCTTTCTCTTTATCCATAGATTCTCAATCACCAGCTACTTCCCGGAAGATATCCTCCGGTCGAGGCGCGTGATATTTACGGCACCTCGTAGACGTAGATATCGGAGTTACCTGTCCTGTGCCCCTTGTAGGCTATCATCGAACAATCGGGCGACCATTTCGCCTCGCTTTCGTATATCCCATGATGAGCAATAAGAGGTTGAGCGTTGGAGCCATCCGCCTCCATTACGAATATCGCCGGATATCCGTTATAGTACCTGGTGAAGACGATCCTGTTGTTCGCTCTTCCCCAGTCCGGATTGAAATCGCTCTGGCCGCGCGTAAGGACGATCGGCATAACAGTCCCTATCTGCTTCTTTCTTATCTGATAGTTATTGTCCTGATAGACGACCCATTGTCCATCTCCCGAGAAACAGCCTGCCATCCCCGCGCCGATCGAATCTGTGCCTGAAACAGAGTACATGAAGACGATCGGGACGGTAGTGCCGTCATCTTCCGGATCGTAAAACTGGGTATAGAGAAGCGAATACCCGCCATGGACTGATGGCGACCAGGCGGGGGTATTATTATTGTCGTTGTCGTTCGTAAACATCACCATCGTGCATATCGCTCCGGCCCCGCATGAGAATCCGGTGAAGATCTCGTAGTCGCCGTCAGGATTGTTACCAAGGTGATTCCGGTTGGAAACCCAGGCGACCTCTCCGCTGGAAGGGTTCACCGCAGGCATCGCGTCGAAATCGGGGCTGCTGGCAACCTGTTGCAGTACGGTACCATCGATAGAGATGCGCCAGATATCCCAGTTCCCCGTGCGAGCGGATGCGAAATAAACATACGTGCCGTCAGCGCTCCAGCACGGCTGCATCTCTTCGGCGACATTATTGGTCAACCTGATGATTCCCGAAGAGGTGACATCGACGCTGCTCTGCACTCTCCATCTGCAGTCGATCAGAAGTTCCATCGACACGATCGTCTCTTCCGGAACCAGTCCTGGCATTACGAAAGTAACAGTCGTGTCGGTCCAGTCGTTCACGACCGCGTCATATCCGAAGACCGAGACTGTGCCGGTGTTCGTTCCGAAACCAGACCCGATAGCCATTATCTCACGGCCTCCATATACAGCGTGGGGAAAGAACCCCGTTATCTCCGCTGTAATAATTCCTTTTACCACTGTGACACAGGTCCAATCAGAGATATTTCCTTCATCGTCTTTCGCGGCCATACAGACGCGGTAGTTCCCATCCTGGGCCGCGGCAGCGTCCCAAACAACTCCGTACGGCGATGTCGCGTCGGTGTCAGACCACAGGGTAACGCCACATAGATCCGTCACTTCAAAATATACCGTATCCACACCTGTACCATCAGTCGCCGTGCCTGATATATTCACTATCGAAAGGATATCCTCTCCCTCGAGAGGGGAAGTTATACTGACAAGAGGCGGATCGGTATCACCATCGCCTCCACCTCCGCCGGCCGGGCTGTCGCCGCAGCCGATCAACGCCATTGCCGACGCAAGTACGAATACGAGCATGGTAACGATCGCTACCGATCTCATGATGACACTCCTGTTTTAAATTTAAGATGTCCCTTAAGTCGCGTTTCGCTTTAACCTGGATCGTCACAGTAATATCAACTGCCACTTTTCCAAGCCACTCTGATTTTATCGGGAAACCCACCGGATTTCAAGAACGATTCATTGAGATATTACTTGCCATGGTGTAGTATCTCCCGGTCGATCGATCAGAAAGAAAGCGCTCGTGATGAAAGCTGTCTCATTACAATCGGGAAGCAACGGCAACTGCATATACGTCGAGACCGATGACCTCAGGATCCTCTTCGACGCGGGGATCAGCGGCATACAGGCGGAGCAGCGCCTCAGGTCGATCGGCCGGGATATCCGAGACGTCGACTGCGTCCTGATATCGCACGACCATTCGGACCATACCCGCTGCGCAGGTGTATTCAGCAGAAAATTCGGACATGACCTCTGGATGACCGAGAAAACGCGAGAAAAGATAGCCTCGTTCGGTTCAATTGGCAGGCTCGGCCGCGTTTGTAATTTCACCGCGGGAGAGATACTCTCTTTCAACGATACGACGATCGAGACGATCCCTACGCCCCACGACGGAGTCGACGGCGCCATCTTTATAGTCAGCGACGGGCGCGCCAGGCTCGGTATAATGACTGACCTTGGCCACCTGTTCAGCGGCCTGCACGAACTTGTCGCCAGCCTCGACGGTGTTTTCCTCGAAAGCAATTACGACGTCTCGATGCTGGAGAATGGACCATATCCCCACTTTTTGAAAAAGAGGATCAGTGGCAGCGGCGGGCATATCTCCAACATCGAGGCGGCGGAGCTTCTGGCACCGGCATTCAGGGGAAAGCTCAGGTGGGCATGCCTTTCGCATCTCTCCGAACAGAACAACACTCCCCGGGTCGCCATTGCCACGCACAGGGCGGTTCTCGGCGGTGAAGTGGATCTGACTGTCGCCAGCCGGTACCAGATTTCTTCCGTTCTATCTCTCTGAACCTGCTATTCAGAAAATACGGTAGTTGACAAAACAGCAAAACAGGAGTAGAATATTACCAGCATGAAGAGACAGAAAGGGCATTTAGACGGCTGTTGTACCCCGCTCAAATAGCGGTGGTGGTTTCCTCTGCCCTGATATAGTCTTTTCATGACTCATTCATATTTTTCAAGGCGCCACGGATTCTCAGACCACAAGAGATTCCGTGGCGTTTTTTTGTTCGGGACCCTGACGAGGCGACAAAAGGGAGATGACGCGCGATGTTCTGGTTGAATACGTTTAAAAGGATCAGAGAAGACTATTCTGTAGCTTTCAAAAGGGACCCGGCCGCGACAGGCTGGCTCGTCATCCTGTTCTGCTACCCTGGGTTACACGCCGTGTTCCATCACCGGCTCACGAACTTTCTGTGGCGAAAGGGCATGCTCTTTCCCGCCCGTTTCATCTCCCATTTTTCCCGTCTCATCACCGGAATCGAGATACATCCAGGCGCCAGGATAGGAAAAAGACTCTTTATCGATCACGGCGCCGGAGTAGTGATCGGTGAGACTGCCGAGATCGGTGACGACGTCGTCATCTACCAGGGAGTCACGCTCGGAGGAGTGAGTCTCAGCAGAGGGAAACGGCATCCGACGATCGAATCGGGAGTCGTCATAGGAGCGGGAGCAAAGATCCTCGGTCCGGTCGTCATCGGAGAAAACGCGCGGATAGGAGCGGGATCAGTAGTAGTCAAGGGCGTCCCTGGCAATTGCGTCGCAGTAGGAGTACCGGCGAAAGTGATCTCTCACAGGGACAACAGCGATGGAGATCTCAGACACGACAGAATATCCGACCCCCTGCTCGGAGTGATCAGAAGGCTTGAGGAAAGGATGTATCACCTCGAGCGGATTATCGAGGGAGAAGGAACTGAAAACGCGGGAGGATCGCCATTATGAGGAACCTCGTGGAAACGGTCGGAAAAACGCCGCTTGTCCTGACGTCAAATCTCGCGCCGGGATCGACTGCCTCAATAGCTGTAAAACTCGAGAAGTACAACCCCGGTGGCAGCATCAAGGATCGGATAGCTCTTTCAATGATAAGGGACGCGGAAAGGTCCGGCAGGCTTGAACCTGGAGGAACTATCGTCGAGGCGACCAGCGGAAACACTGGGATAGGGCTGGCTGTCATAGCTGCGGCGCTTGGATATGGCATGAAAACGGTCATGCCCGAATCGGTGAGCGCTGAACGTCGGCAGATACTTGCTTCTTTGGGAGCTGAGATCGTGCTAACAAAAAAGGATGTCGGGATGTCCGGAGCGGTGGACAGGGCGATGGAACTTGCCCACGCGACGGATAAGGCGTTTATACCGATGCAGTTTGAAAATCCGGCGAACCCGGAAGCGCACAGAAAGACGACAGGCCCGGAGATCTGGGAAGATACTGGCGGAAAGGTCGACGGGATCATCTGCGGCGTAGGTACGGGGGGAACTATAACCGGCCTCGGTGAGTTTCTCAAATCGAGAAAAAACACCATCGAGGTCTACGCTGTAGAACCGGCAGCTTCAGCGGTGCTCAGCGGAAAAGCGGCGCGGCCACATTCGATAGAAGGGATCGGAGCAGGTTTCATCCCGAAGATCCTCAACCGCGATATTATCAGCGAAGTGATCCCAGTGACGGAAGGGGAGGCGATCGCCGGAGCCAGGCTGCTCGCGTCGAGAGAAGGGATATTCTGCGGCATCTCATCCGGAGCGGCGATCGAAGCGGCGATAAGAATAGCAAAGCGAGGATCAAGCGCGGGCAAGCTATATGTCGTCATCCTGCCTGACGGCGGAGAAAAATATCTGAGTACGGGGTTGTGGGGCAACAGGCCGATCGGGATCAGGTAAAACCTAGTTGACGCAGCCGGGAAATCCAATTCTCCGGCAGAGATCACTGTAGCGCGGATCATCACGCAATGCGGCCCAGTTCTCTCCCGCATATATCTGCACAAGAAACTGGTCGCGATTTTCGTAAGCTTTTTCCAGCCAGACAAACGCGGAATCGAGATTCCCGAACTGCAGATACGTCATCGAGAGATAGCCACGGAGCATCTCATCTTCGGGAAGCTCCAACATATCTTCCAGAAGTTCTCCCGCCTTTTCGTCCTCTCCCGTCCTCGCGTAAAATATCGCCAGGCGAAAACTGTCGAGAGGAGCCGGTGAAAGAGCGATCCCTTCGTGGAGTACGCTCAGCGCCTCATCCAATCTCGACTGCTTCAAACATATCTCGCTTAGAAGATAATAGGAATGGACGAATTCGGGGAACAGGTCGATCGCTTCCCTGCATTCCTTTTCAGCCTTTTCGTTCATCCCCAGCCGGTCGTAGACCCCCGCCAGATTGAGAAGCACTCCAGGATCGTTCGGACCGAGCCTGTCTCCCAGCTCAATGAGTTTTTGCGCTTCTTCGTCGCGGCCGAGAAAAATCAGGTAATTCCCGTACCACAGAAGCCCCGTGACCGATCCCGGACTGAGTTCAAGGCAGCGCCGGTAATATTCCTCCGCTTCCACCCAATCCCACTCGTAGAGGGCTTTGACATCGGCGATCATCAGGTACGCTTCGCCGAGGGAATCATCTATCTCGAGCGCACGCTCGGCCCACTTCTTCGATTCCTGCCAACCTTCCGTCGAGCTGAGTCCATCAAGAACGATAAGATTGTTATATGCCTCGGCAATGCCGACATAAGCAAGCCCGTAATCAGGAGATCTATCTATGGTCTGCTTCATCAACTCGATCCCCCGCCTCTGATCTTTTACCGTCAACCTCCCGATGTGGTAACGGCCCCTGAGATACAGCTTCTGGATTTCCGGATCGACCGTTTCAGCGGTGGCGAGAACAGCTTCCTCCTCGGGCGTAAGAACCGCCCTGACCTGCCTTGCGACCGATATCGCCACCTCCTTCTGCAGCGACAGGACATCCCTGAATTCCCGGTCGAAATCCCTCGCCCAGAGATGGCGGTCTGTCTTCGCATCGATAAGCTGCGTGGTGATCCTTATCTTGTCGCCGACAAGTATCGCGGAACCCTCAATGACCGCGTCGACTCCGAGTTCGCGTGCGATCTGGGGAAGGGATTTTTCCGAGTCCTTGTACTGCATCACCGACGTTCTCGATATGATCCTCAGAGAACTGATCTGTGAAAGTTCGGTAATGAGAGATTCCGTCATCCCATCTGAGATATATTCCTGGTCCGGGTCTCCGGAGAGGTTCTCGAGCGGGAGAACCGCGATCGATTCTATAGAGCTTCCTCCATCGCGAGGACAGAATTTTACGATAACGAAAACTGCCGCGAAGACGACCATCAACGCTCCCCTGATGAAGCGCCTTGTCGGATTGAAAAAACCAGCTCTTCGACCGGAGGATTTTACTCCCATATCAACAGGATTCTTGCCAGAGCCCAGATCGTTGATCAGCGCGCCGAACTCCTGATAACGTTCCTCCGGATCCTTCTTCAGCGCTTTATCAACGATCGCCTCCAGTCCCGCTGGCATCTTTACGCCGTATTCAGAGAGCGGTCTTGGATTTTCATTGAGGATCGAATAGATTATCGCCTGATCGTAATCGCCGCGAAAAGGGAGTTCTCCGCATAGCATCTGGTACAGGATCACGCCGAACGCCCATATATCAGCCCTGTGATCGACCGGCGATCCATGTGTCTGTTCGGGCGACATATAGGCGACTGTACCAAGCGTCGTGCCCTCCTTTGTCAACTTCGATCCGCCCGGAGCGCTCGCGAGGCCGAAGTCCATTATCTTCACCCTTCCGCTCGCAGTGATCATTATATTTGCAGGTTTGATGTCGCGGTGTACTATCCCATGACGGTGTGCTTCTCTCAACCCTTCAGCGATCTGGCTGGCGATCTCAAGCGTATCACCTGTGGAGAGTTTTCCCTTTTTTATTCGGCTCTCGAGAGCCTCCCCCTCGAGATATTCCATTACGATAAAAGACTGGCCGTCGGCTTCCGCAATCTCATGAATCGTGCAGATATTGGGGTGATTGAGAGACGCGGCGGCCCTCGCCTCGTTCATGAACCGGGTTCTCTCGTCTTCTGTCCCAAGAGCGCGAGAGGCGAGAAACTTAAGCGCCACAACACGCTTCAGATTCATGTCCTCGGCCTTGTAGACGACGCCCATTCCTCCCTGGCCGATCTTCCCTGTGATCCTGTAATGAGATATCGTTTTGCCTATCAAGAACCTTCTCCACAATCAATATTTAAAGGGTGCCCTCTTTGTTATGCCGCCCTGCCCCGGACAATACTAACCAGATAAGATTGCAGTGTCCATCTTAATCCAAACGATCTGATCAGTGATTTTCACAGACATCAGAGCCCCTTGACATATTCATCGATTCCGATTATCATTTTATCAGCGATAACCCATCATTAATGTCATGAATCAAGCGGGTGGAACATTCACATTGGCCAGGGCTTTCGTGTGCCTGTCTGGAAGGAGTGGAATATGAGACTTGCTATTGTTTTGATCTTTATATCTGTCTTTCTCCTCCCCGGCGCGGCGGCGCAATCAGGTGGAACGATCAGTCTCTGGTCAGATACTGATCGATGCCATATGTACGCCGAGCCTTCATCTCCTTTTGAACTTTTCAGTTGCTGGATATTCATCTATCCAGACGCCGAGGGCGCAATGTGTCTCGAATTCCAGATCGACCTGCCTGACAATGTCGTTCTGATCGACTACGAACTGAATCCGATATTCGGTATCACGATCGATCCGATCACGCCATGGGTAGCGCCGGGAGCCTCATGGTGTTTTGATCCATGCCAGACAGACTGGTTCTGGACGCACAGAACAGATCTTCTGGCGATGAATTCCAATCCATCGCAGATCACCGTGATCCCGCACGGCGACACAGAGTCGATAGCGGCGACGACATGCCTTGGCGTCGAAACAGAGATGCAGGTGGATAACATGTTCTGCGTAAATCAATACTGCGGAATAATAACACCATATATACCGAGGCTTACCGGGATAGGGCTTGCTACCGGTACGATCCTTGTCGCGCGTTTCGAGCCGCTCATTGACAGCGCGGAAAACCGTTTCATCTCCGGGTATGTTCAGGCAATAGAACATCCAGAGGATATGATTGAAGTGATCGAATCAATGCCTAACCCCATTGGTGATGGATCTCTGGTTCTTACACTCGCGTCTCCCATGACAGACGCGAGGTATTACCTGCTTAACGCGAACACGTGCGGAAGGTGCGACTGCGGCCTGACAAGCAAGCCTTTCTACTTTGATGATGATATTGCCGCTGATGAATCATCGTGGGGGGCGATAAAAAAACTTGGCAGATAGAGCTGTCTGCTCAATCTTTGCCGTCAAGGAGCATCACTGTTCGGCAGCGGGCCCGACAGCGACTTTCGCCGTGGCGTCCATAACAACGTAGATCCGGTTGTTATTGCTCTTCGGGTCGATCGGTATGACGAAGAACCCCTTCTTATGCTTGTTGTACCCAAGCGACATGCCGCGTATCACTTCGCCGTCCTTAAAATCCACTTTTATCTTGATCCCATGGTATGTCGTGCTTTCGCGCTGCTCGAAGCTCTTCTTCTCCTTGTAACTTTTGTTCCCCTCGAAGGTCTTTGTAAAAAAGACCGCCTTGAGATCGGCGACCTTGATATCCCTGACGTCTGACGCCTGTCCCTCGAGTGCGACATTCAGGTGGAAAAGAGGCCTTTCGGGAAGAAAATCATGCGTGAATCCCTTAAGGACCCTTCCATCTTTGAAATGGACCACAACGTTATTGCGTTCGCCAAGCATGCCGACAGCCTTTCGATGAGCCTGTGGAACCTGTCTTTCTCCACGCCATACCCCACCCGATATATCAATCTTTGAACAAAAAGATCACATGGCGTGAGGATAGTACAACCCATTCGAAAACCGCAACTGCTTTATGCGCCTTGTGACACCGGGAATAAATCTTCGCGGCAGATACTTACATTTCGGAACCAACTCATGTACTTTTCGTATTAAATTAATAAGCAGCTAATTAACCGTCACTCGGGAGGCCCCTGTTGAAAAAAACCATCCGTTATGCCGTGGCTGTACTAATCCTGACAACAGCTTTAGCCGCGATTCCACCCTTCGGACAAGCGTACGCGCTCAACGCGGGAAAGGGAAGTCAGGACGATCCTTTCAAGGTCCCCCATAGCGCCGCAAAGATGAAGATCGATGCTGTTCTCAATGAAGCGGCCTGGAAAGACGCTCTTGAACTGATGGTCAATACGGAGGTCGAGCCGGGCGAGAATATCCCCGCGCCGGTCGACATGAAAGTCTATCTCATCTACGATGAATCGAATCTCTACGTCGCGTTCGTGGCGCTCGATCCAGATCCTTCGCAGATACGGGCCCGTTACTGCGACCGCGACGACCTTTGGGACGACGACTGGGTGGCGATATTCATCGACACTTTCAACGACGGCAGGCGCGACTACGGATACCTCGGAAATCCGTTCGGCGTGCAATGCGATATGATCGAAAGCGAGATGGGAGGAAACAACGCGTGGGACGCGATCTGGGACTCGGCCGGACGGATAACAGCCGACGGCTATATTGTGGAAATGGCAATACCGTTCAACAGCCTCAGTTTCCAGCGCACAGACTTCGACCAGGTCTGGGGCCTCGACCTTGTCCGTTCATACCCCCGCGACGTGAGACATCACATAGGCCTCTGGGCGCGCGACAGGAATAACAACTGCTATATGTGCCAGGCTCAGAAGATATCGGGATTCGCCAGGGTCAACCCCGGCAACAACATCGAGATAGCACCGACTGTTTCGGGGATATTCGCCCAGGAACGAGAGGCTCATACTTCCGGTGATTTCATTGAGAAGGAAAAATCCTTCTCCCCCGGTATAACAGCCAGATGGGGCTTTACTCCCAGCATGACGCTCAGCGCGACTGGTAACCCCGATTTTTCACAGGTGGAATCTGACGCGATGCAGCTCGATATCAATACCCAGTTCGCTCTCGATTATTCGGAAAAACGCCCCTTCTTCCTCGAAGGCGCGGATTTTTTCAACACGCATATGCGGACTGTCCATACAAGAAACTTCAGCGATCCAGACTGGGGGATCAAGCTCACAGGCAAAGAGGGCCGCGGTGCTATAGGCTTTCTCGCAGTTCAGGATAAGATTACGAACCTTACCTTTCCCGCCCAGGAATTCTCCGACGGCACCTCTCTCGACCAGAAGTCTATCGGCACAGTCCTGAGATACAGGCGAGACGTAAGATCTTCTTCGAATATCGGGTTCCTCATATCAGACCGTGAAGGCAAGGACTATTACAACCGTGTCGGCGTGGTAGACGGGAAACTTAAATTCACCAAGACTGACCAGGTCGCTATCATGTTCATGGGTTCGAGCACGAGCTACCCGGAGCAGGTCGCCACTGATTTCGGACAGCCCGTGGAAACCCTTGAGGGTGGAGCTGGCGAGATATACTACCTCCACGGTACCCGCAGCCTCGACTGGTACTCGATCACCAGGGCTTTCAGCCCTCAGTTCCGTACCGATATAGGATTCTTTCCGCGTGTAGACTACATCTATACGGAGAATGGGTGGGGGTACACATGGAATAACGATCCAGATCACTGGTGGAACATGCTCAACTTTGGCGCCTGTCACGAGACTGAACATAATTTCTCAGGGCAGAGGCTTCTTACCGGTTATTCATGGTGGGCCAACTACCGCGGAAAGAAGCAGTCGATGATCGACCTTATCGGTTTCGGACGCGTGCAGAGATACGGGAGTGAGGATTTTTATCTCAAGGGGTTGCATTATACAATGGGGTTTTATCCATTCGGAGCGATGAGCATATACTTAAACGGCATCATACGCGAAGCGATCGATTACTCAAACGAGCGGGATGGCGTCCGTATGATGCTAAATCCTGTGATCGACTACAAGATAGGAAGACACCTCGCCCTCGGCATAGACCACACCTACGAGCTGTTCAACGTCGATGAGGGCCGCCTTTATGACGCTAATATCAGCCGGGTGAACATGGTGTACCAGTTCAACCGCAGGACATTTTTCAGGT harbors:
- a CDS encoding MBL fold metallo-hydrolase — its product is MKAVSLQSGSNGNCIYVETDDLRILFDAGISGIQAEQRLRSIGRDIRDVDCVLISHDHSDHTRCAGVFSRKFGHDLWMTEKTREKIASFGSIGRLGRVCNFTAGEILSFNDTTIETIPTPHDGVDGAIFIVSDGRARLGIMTDLGHLFSGLHELVASLDGVFLESNYDVSMLENGPYPHFLKKRISGSGGHISNIEAAELLAPAFRGKLRWACLSHLSEQNNTPRVAIATHRAVLGGEVDLTVASRYQISSVLSL
- the cysK gene encoding cysteine synthase A — its product is MAIMRNLVETVGKTPLVLTSNLAPGSTASIAVKLEKYNPGGSIKDRIALSMIRDAERSGRLEPGGTIVEATSGNTGIGLAVIAAALGYGMKTVMPESVSAERRQILASLGAEIVLTKKDVGMSGAVDRAMELAHATDKAFIPMQFENPANPEAHRKTTGPEIWEDTGGKVDGIICGVGTGGTITGLGEFLKSRKNTIEVYAVEPAASAVLSGKAARPHSIEGIGAGFIPKILNRDIISEVIPVTEGEAIAGARLLASREGIFCGISSGAAIEAAIRIAKRGSSAGKLYVVILPDGGEKYLSTGLWGNRPIGIR
- a CDS encoding PD40 domain-containing protein encodes the protein MRSVAIVTMLVFVLASAMALIGCGDSPAGGGGGDGDTDPPLVSITSPLEGEDILSIVNISGTATDGTGVDTVYFEVTDLCGVTLWSDTDATSPYGVVWDAAAAQDGNYRVCMAAKDDEGNISDWTCVTVVKGIITAEITGFFPHAVYGGREIMAIGSGFGTNTGTVSVFGYDAVVNDWTDTTVTFVMPGLVPEETIVSMELLIDCRWRVQSSVDVTSSGIIRLTNNVAEEMQPCWSADGTYVYFASARTGNWDIWRISIDGTVLQQVASSPDFDAMPAVNPSSGEVAWVSNRNHLGNNPDGDYEIFTGFSCGAGAICTMVMFTNDNDNNNTPAWSPSVHGGYSLLYTQFYDPEDDGTTVPIVFMYSVSGTDSIGAGMAGCFSGDGQWVVYQDNNYQIRKKQIGTVMPIVLTRGQSDFNPDWGRANNRIVFTRYYNGYPAIFVMEADGSNAQPLIAHHGIYESEAKWSPDCSMIAYKGHRTGNSDIYVYEVP
- a CDS encoding protein kinase, giving the protein MIGKTISHYRITGKIGQGGMGVVYKAEDMNLKRVVALKFLASRALGTEDERTRFMNEARAAASLNHPNICTIHEIAEADGQSFIVMEYLEGEALESRIKKGKLSTGDTLEIASQIAEGLREAHRHGIVHRDIKPANIMITASGRVKIMDFGLASAPGGSKLTKEGTTLGTVAYMSPEQTHGSPVDHRADIWAFGVILYQMLCGELPFRGDYDQAIIYSILNENPRPLSEYGVKMPAGLEAIVDKALKKDPEERYQEFGALINDLGSGKNPVDMGVKSSGRRAGFFNPTRRFIRGALMVVFAAVFVIVKFCPRDGGSSIESIAVLPLENLSGDPDQEYISDGMTESLITELSQISSLRIISRTSVMQYKDSEKSLPQIARELGVDAVIEGSAILVGDKIRITTQLIDAKTDRHLWARDFDREFRDVLSLQKEVAISVARQVRAVLTPEEEAVLATAETVDPEIQKLYLRGRYHIGRLTVKDQRRGIELMKQTIDRSPDYGLAYVGIAEAYNNLIVLDGLSSTEGWQESKKWAERALEIDDSLGEAYLMIADVKALYEWDWVEAEEYYRRCLELSPGSVTGLLWYGNYLIFLGRDEEAQKLIELGDRLGPNDPGVLLNLAGVYDRLGMNEKAEKECREAIDLFPEFVHSYYLLSEICLKQSRLDEALSVLHEGIALSPAPLDSFRLAIFYARTGEDEKAGELLEDMLELPEDEMLRGYLSMTYLQFGNLDSAFVWLEKAYENRDQFLVQIYAGENWAALRDDPRYSDLCRRIGFPGCVN
- the cysE gene encoding serine O-acetyltransferase; the encoded protein is MFWLNTFKRIREDYSVAFKRDPAATGWLVILFCYPGLHAVFHHRLTNFLWRKGMLFPARFISHFSRLITGIEIHPGARIGKRLFIDHGAGVVIGETAEIGDDVVIYQGVTLGGVSLSRGKRHPTIESGVVIGAGAKILGPVVIGENARIGAGSVVVKGVPGNCVAVGVPAKVISHRDNSDGDLRHDRISDPLLGVIRRLEERMYHLERIIEGEGTENAGGSPL
- a CDS encoding carbohydrate binding family 9 domain-containing protein yields the protein MKKTIRYAVAVLILTTALAAIPPFGQAYALNAGKGSQDDPFKVPHSAAKMKIDAVLNEAAWKDALELMVNTEVEPGENIPAPVDMKVYLIYDESNLYVAFVALDPDPSQIRARYCDRDDLWDDDWVAIFIDTFNDGRRDYGYLGNPFGVQCDMIESEMGGNNAWDAIWDSAGRITADGYIVEMAIPFNSLSFQRTDFDQVWGLDLVRSYPRDVRHHIGLWARDRNNNCYMCQAQKISGFARVNPGNNIEIAPTVSGIFAQEREAHTSGDFIEKEKSFSPGITARWGFTPSMTLSATGNPDFSQVESDAMQLDINTQFALDYSEKRPFFLEGADFFNTHMRTVHTRNFSDPDWGIKLTGKEGRGAIGFLAVQDKITNLTFPAQEFSDGTSLDQKSIGTVLRYRRDVRSSSNIGFLISDREGKDYYNRVGVVDGKLKFTKTDQVAIMFMGSSTSYPEQVATDFGQPVETLEGGAGEIYYLHGTRSLDWYSITRAFSPQFRTDIGFFPRVDYIYTENGWGYTWNNDPDHWWNMLNFGACHETEHNFSGQRLLTGYSWWANYRGKKQSMIDLIGFGRVQRYGSEDFYLKGLHYTMGFYPFGAMSIYLNGIIREAIDYSNERDGVRMMLNPVIDYKIGRHLALGIDHTYELFNVDEGRLYDANISRVNMVYQFNRRTFFRWIGQYRHYKRNAGLYIDDVDQVTENFFNQLLFSYKINPQTVLFLGYSDTFYGGREYVPDHDPREIDLTQTDRTFFMKIGYAWTQ